The following are encoded together in the Neomonachus schauinslandi chromosome 15, ASM220157v2, whole genome shotgun sequence genome:
- the FAM20A gene encoding pseudokinase FAM20A isoform X2, translating into MISQEIRHKMYKEQFNLTSLDTPLQLRLEASWVQFHLGISRHGLYSRSSPVISQLLQDMRRFPTISADYSQDEKALLGACDCTQIVKPSGVHLKLVLRFSDFGKAMFKPMRQQRDEETPADFFYFIDFQRHNAEIAAFHLDRILDFRRVPPTVGRLVNVTKEILEVTKNEILQSVFFVSPASNVCFFAKCPYMCKTEYAVCGNPHLLEGSLSAFLPSLNLAPRLSVPNPWIRSYSLAGKEEWEVNPLYCDTVKQIYPYNSSSRLLNIIDMAIFDFLIGNMDRHHYEMFTKFGDDGFLIHLDNARGFGRHSQDELSILSPLSQCCRIKKKTLLHLQLLARADYRLSDVMRESLLEDQLSPILTEPHLLALDRRLQIILQTVEGCVEAHGEQSVIATDPAEQSAPDSSQANLTS; encoded by the exons ATGATTTCCCAGGAAAT ACGACACAAGATGTACAAAGAGCAGTTCAACCTCACCTCCCTGGACACTCCACTGCAGCTCCGACTCGAGGCCAGCTGGGTCCAGTTCCACCTGGGGATCAGCCGCCACGGGCTGTACTCCCGGTCCAGTCCTGTCATCAGCCAACTCCTCCAGGACATGAGGCGCTTTCCCACCATCAGTGCTG ATTACAGTCAGGACGAGAAGGCCTTGCTTGGGGCATGTGACTGCACCCAGA TTGTGAAACCCAGCGGGGTCCACCTCAAGCTGGTTCTGAGGTTCTCAGACTTCGGGAAGGCCATGTTCAAACCCATGAG aCAGCAGCGAGATGAAGAGACACCTGCGGACTTCTTCTACTTCATCGACTTTCAGAGACACAATGCCGAGATCGCAGCTTTCCACCTGGACAG GATTCTGGACTTCCGACGGGTGCCACCCACAGTGGGGAGGCTAGTCAATGTCACCAAGGAAATCCTAGAGGTCACCAAGAATGAAATCCTGCAGAGTGTTTTCTTCGTCTCTCCAG CCAGCAACGTGTGTTTCTTTGCCAAGTGCCCATACATGTGCAAGACCGAATACGCCGTGTGTGGCAACCCGCACCTGCTGGAAGGCTCCCTCTCCGCGTTCCTGCCTTCTCTCAACCTGGCCCCCAGGCTGTCGGTGCCCAACCCCTGGATCCGCTCCTACTCGCTGGCAGGAAAAGAGGA GTGGGAGGTCAATCCGCTTTACTGTGACACCGTGAAGCAGATCTACCCATACAACAGTAGCAGCCGTCTCCTCAACATCATCGACATGGCCATCTTCGACTTCCTGATAG GAAATATGGACCGGCATCATTATGAGATGTTCACCAAATTTGGGGACGATGGGTTCCTCATTCACCTTGACAATGCCAGAGG GTTTGGACGACACTCCCAGGACGAACTCTCCATCCTGTCGCCGCTGTCCCAGTGTTGCAG gataaaaaagaaaacgcTTTTGCACCTGCAGCTGCTGGCCCGGGCCGACTACAGACTCAGTGACGTGATGCGGGAGTCTTTGCTAGAAGACCAGCTCAGCCCCATCCTCACCGAGCCCCACCTCCTGGCCCTGGACCGGAGACTCCAAATCATCCTACAGACAGTGGAGGGGTGCGTGGAGGCCCACGGAGAGCAGAGTGTCATAGCCACCGACCCAGCAGAACAGTCCGCCCCAGACTCTAGCCAGGCTAACTTGACAAGCTAA